Part of the Kitasatospora sp. NBC_01266 genome, GAGACCCGTACGTCACCGCCGATCGCCCGCAGCGCCCCGATCTGCGTGGCCACCGGGTCGGACGCCAGGTCGCTGACGCCGCCCCACTTCGGGACGCAGCCCCCGCCGGAGACGATGAAGGCCAGGGTGAAGTTCTTCACGCCGTCGGCCTTGGCGTTGGCCACCAGGTCGTAGGGCGGGTAGAGGGAGGTGTCGACGTACGGTGCGAAGCCCGCGCCGGCGCCCGCCGGGACACCGGTCGGTGCCGGGGTGGGCGTCGGGCCGCTCGACGGCACGGCGGTCGGTGGCAGAGCGGTCGGCGTGGGCACCGGGCCCGAGGGCGCCGCGCTCGGGGTGCCGGTCGGTCGGCCCGAGGGCTCCGGCGTGGGGCCGTCGCCCGCCTTGCACGAGACGCCGTTGATCAGGCAGTTCCCCGGCTCGGCCTGGGCGGCCCCCGCGCCCTCGACCACGAAGCCCACGTCGACGCTCTGCCCGGCCGCCAGGTGGCTGCTCCACGACTGCGGCTTGACGGTGATGTGCTGCCCGGCGGCGCTGAAGCTCGCGTTCCAGAGCGAGTCGATCTTCGCGCCGGCCGGCAGGTCGAAGCTGAGCGTCCAGTCGTCGATCGGGCCGCTGGCCGCGTCGCTGACCAGGTACTGGCCGGTGTAGCCGCTGTTCCAGACGCTGGTGCGGCTGTAGAGCGCGCCGAGCGAGGCCGCGTCGGCGCTGGAGGCCAGCACCGCCACCCCGCCGGCCAGCACGGCCGCGGCCACGACGCTCGCCCCGATCACGGTCCCCTGGCGACCTCGGCGCCGGTGCGCGGCGCGGCGGGTGATCTGGTTCGTCATGGGACTCCTCGACTGCGGGGACGGAGGAAGCGGAGCGGGACCGACACCGGCAGCCCTGGCTCCCGGCGCCGCCGACGCTAGCGCCCCGGCGCGCCCCGGAATCGGCAGCTCAGGCAGGGGTAGCCGTCCCTTAGGGGCCCGTTAAGAAAGAGCCCCCGGCCGACGGCCGGCCTCCCGCTCGCGCCGCCGTCCGCGCCCCAGGCGCCGGGTCGGGATCCCAGCCCCGCCCGCGCCGCCCGCGCCCAGCCGCAGTCGGATCTCCGCGCCGCCCAGCACCGCCGAGCGCCCCAGCGCCAGGTCGCCGCCGGTCGCCTCGGCCAGCTTGCGGACGATGTCCAGGCCGAGCCCGGTGGACCCCTCGCCGCCGTGCCCCTCACCGCGCCGCAGCGCCGCCGACGGATCGTCGAACCCCACTCCGGCGTCGCCGACCAGCACGATCACGGCGCGCTCGGTGACCAGCACGTCCACCGAGAAGGCGGTGCCGACGGCGGTGTGCCGGAAGACGTTGCCGAGCAGCGCGTCGACGGCGGCGGCCAGGTCGCCCGGCGGCACCGGCACGGGGGCCGGGGCGTCGGCGCCGTGCAGCTGCCAGCGGCGTCCCTCGTCCTCGGCCAGCGCGGACCAGAAACCGACCCGCTCGCGGATCACCTCGGCGGCGTCGCAGCCGACCGCGACCGCCGGCGGCCCGCCGGGGGTGCGGCGGGCCGAGCGGATGATCTGGTCGACCTCGCGCTCGAGTTGGGCCACCGCGTGCCGGGTGGCGTCGGCGGCGTCGCCCTGGCCGAGCGAGGCGGCGTTCAGCCGCAGCACGGTCAGCGGGGTGCGCAGCCGGTGCGACAGGTCGGCGGCCAACTCCCGCTCGGCGGCCAGCAGGTGCACCACCCGGTCGGCCATCGCGTTGAACGCGGCGGCGGCCTCGAGCAGTTCGGCGGGGCTGCCGTCGGCCTGCGGGCCCGCCACCGGGAGCCGCACGGCGAGGTCGCCGGCCCCGAGCGCGCGGGCGGCGGCGGCCAGTCGGCGGGCGGCGCCGACCAGCCGGGCCCCGGTCCGGTCGGCGACCAGCACGGCGATCGCGACCAGCCCCAGGGCGACCAGCGAGAGCACCAGCCAGGCGGTGCCGACGCCCCGGGTCAGGTCGGCGTCGGCGACGTAGACCTCCACCACGGCGACCCGGGCCGGGGCCACCGCGACCGGCTGCAGCCGCGCGTAGCCGCCGGGCACCTGGACGGTCAGCACCCGGCCCTGGGCGGCGCGGCCGACCTCGGCCGGGGTGGCCCGGGCGGTGCCGATCACCTGGCCCGGCCCGGGCGGCCGACCGGCGCTCGGGTCCGCCCCCTGGCCGGCGGCCGGCAGGTGGACGGCGATCCGCCCCTGGGCGCCGGCGTCGGTGCTGGCCAGCGCGCGGGCCAGGTCGTCCTGGTCGGTGGTGATCGCCAGCGCGGGGCCGAGGGCGGCGGCCTGCCGGTCGGCGGCGGTGAACGCGTGCTCCCTGGCGGTCTTCTGC contains:
- a CDS encoding sensor histidine kinase, with the protein product MRWVLVRAAVAGTTMVALAFLIPLGLVVQKTAREHAFTAADRQAAALGPALAITTDQDDLARALASTDAGAQGRIAVHLPAAGQGADPSAGRPPGPGQVIGTARATPAEVGRAAQGRVLTVQVPGGYARLQPVAVAPARVAVVEVYVADADLTRGVGTAWLVLSLVALGLVAIAVLVADRTGARLVGAARRLAAAARALGAGDLAVRLPVAGPQADGSPAELLEAAAAFNAMADRVVHLLAAERELAADLSHRLRTPLTVLRLNAASLGQGDAADATRHAVAQLEREVDQIIRSARRTPGGPPAVAVGCDAAEVIRERVGFWSALAEDEGRRWQLHGADAPAPVPVPPGDLAAAVDALLGNVFRHTAVGTAFSVDVLVTERAVIVLVGDAGVGFDDPSAALRRGEGHGGEGSTGLGLDIVRKLAEATGGDLALGRSAVLGGAEIRLRLGAGGAGGAGIPTRRLGRGRRREREAGRRPGALS
- a CDS encoding cellulose binding domain-containing protein — translated: MTNQITRRAAHRRRGRQGTVIGASVVAAAVLAGGVAVLASSADAASLGALYSRTSVWNSGYTGQYLVSDAASGPIDDWTLSFDLPAGAKIDSLWNASFSAAGQHITVKPQSWSSHLAAGQSVDVGFVVEGAGAAQAEPGNCLINGVSCKAGDGPTPEPSGRPTGTPSAAPSGPVPTPTALPPTAVPSSGPTPTPAPTGVPAGAGAGFAPYVDTSLYPPYDLVANAKADGVKNFTLAFIVSGGGCVPKWGGVSDLASDPVATQIGALRAIGGDVRVSFGGANGSELATACSSVSDLAAAYQQAIDAYGLTRIDFDVEGGALTDTAANTRRDQAIAQLQQTAAAKGRNLDVSFTLPALPTGLTQDGIDLVTDAQNNGVRIGAVNIMAMDFGDGVAPDPNGQLGKYAIDAATATQAQVKSVLKLSDSQAWAKVAVTPMIGVNDVSSEVFTVADAQQLAAFASGKHLAWLAMWSAARDQPCAGGPKPSADPTCSSVAQQPLDFAKALGAYTG